The DNA window GTACCCTATAGGCAGCTTACCCACGTCATCTGGAGTTTTATCTATCCGGACGCAAACGGAAACCTCAGCGGGGACGCCATTGACGACCCTACAGAGCTGGACCTGATGGTATCCCAGGCCCACGCCGTGGGTACAAAGGCAATCATCTCCCTGGGCGGCGCGGGACAATGCAAATATTTCGCCCCCGTTTCCAAGAATGACAAGCTTCGCAGTAACTTCGTGAAGAAACTGACGAACTTCGTAGCGGCCCATAACCTGGACGGAGTGGACATGGACTGGGAATTCGACAAGGTTCCCGTAGCAAGCGAGGACACCGCCGGCTACAACAAGCTCCTGACCGAAATACGTGCAAGCCTCCCCCAAGGGGTCACCTTATCCGCGGCGCTGCCCTGCAGCGACTATTACGGAAAATACTTCACCGCAGAAGTGCTGCTCGCCAACCTGGACTGGTTCGGCCTGATGACTTACGACATTACCGGCGACTGGGATGACAAGGCTAGATTCGATTCCCCCCTATTCCCCAACTCCAAGTGGACCACCTGGTCCTGGACACAGTCTGCGGCATACTGGACCAAGCGAGGCGTACCCGCAAGCAAGATGGTCATGGGAATCCCCAGTTTCGGTTTCGTATTTTACGGAGCTACGGGACCTGGTTCAGATTTTGACACAGCCGAACAGGAAAGCTACGCAGAAATCCTGAAACTCGCGAATTGGGATTATTACTACGACGATGTTTCCAAGGAACCTTACGGCATCGCCGAGCACAAGTTCGTCACCTTCGAGAACGCCCAGTCCACCGCCGCAAAAGCGATCTGGATTTACGAAAACAACTACGCAGGCGCCATGATCTGGGAATTGTCCCACGACTACATGGAAACAGAGACGCAGCCCATCGTAAGCACCGCATCGAGGGTCCTGCTGGAAGGGAACATTTCCATCGGGAAGAAACGCGACTTGTTGACCCCGCAGGCAGCAAGAGCCAGTTATACATACGACGCCCTGGGCAAATACGCCGGAAACAAAAAGGCGGGAATCCGAAACAGGACGGCAAAGAAACGTTACTACAACAGATAGAACAGTTCATTCCGATTTAAAGAAATACACAGGCTTAGCAGTAATGTTCTAAGCCTATTTTTGTTGCCATGAGAAACATCTTTGAAGAAATCGGAAAGACTCCCGCGGAAATTGACGCCAAGCTGAACAAGGCATTTAGCCAGT is part of the Fibrobacter sp. UWEL genome and encodes:
- a CDS encoding glycoside hydrolase family 18 protein; its protein translation is MKLDAFVKAFFSAIFLLVTTTFSQVTGEKVPQRILAGYYADWSIWNTPSYSVDLVPYRQLTHVIWSFIYPDANGNLSGDAIDDPTELDLMVSQAHAVGTKAIISLGGAGQCKYFAPVSKNDKLRSNFVKKLTNFVAAHNLDGVDMDWEFDKVPVASEDTAGYNKLLTEIRASLPQGVTLSAALPCSDYYGKYFTAEVLLANLDWFGLMTYDITGDWDDKARFDSPLFPNSKWTTWSWTQSAAYWTKRGVPASKMVMGIPSFGFVFYGATGPGSDFDTAEQESYAEILKLANWDYYYDDVSKEPYGIAEHKFVTFENAQSTAAKAIWIYENNYAGAMIWELSHDYMETETQPIVSTASRVLLEGNISIGKKRDLLTPQAARASYTYDALGKYAGNKKAGIRNRTAKKRYYNR